A section of the Phaseolus vulgaris cultivar G19833 chromosome 8, P. vulgaris v2.0, whole genome shotgun sequence genome encodes:
- the LOC137825264 gene encoding uncharacterized mitochondrial protein AtMg00820-like, translating to MQHELDALESNETWSLVDLPPGKCPIGCKWVFKAKHKPYVTIDRYKARLVAKGYTQTEGIEYFETFSPVVKITTIRFILSLASAKGWILHQLDVNNAFLHDDLDE from the coding sequence ATGCAACATGAACTTGATGCTCTTGAGTCTAATGAAACATGGTCTTTGGTGGATTTGCCTCCTGGAAAATGTCCTATTGGGTGTAAATGGGTTTTCAAAGCCAAGCATAAACCATACGTCACCATTGATAGGTACAAGGCTCGTTTGGTTGCGAAAGGATATACTCAAACCGAAGGTATTGAGTATTTTGAGACTTTCTCTCCGGTAGTTAAAATTACTACAATTCGATTTATTTTGTCTTTAGCAAGTGCTAAGGGATGGATTCTTCATCAACTAGATGTGAATAATGCTTTTCTTCACGACGATCTTGATGAATAA
- the LOC137826392 gene encoding protein DOWNSTREAM OF FLC-like has protein sequence MMDVRIVFVCVLPVMVSAIRPHLTPFYVKGRVYCDPCRAGFETPLTTYIAGAEVTMECRDRMRGNIVYSKKVKTDSSGSYTIFVDANQANQNCDASLVTSPLRDCREPTPGRDHSRVVLNRFNGIATNDRFVNNLGFMKQKVASACAKILRRYREHDDDGN, from the exons ATGATGGATGTGAGAATAGTGTTTGTGTGTGTTCTTCCGGTAATGGTTTCAGCCATACGTCCTCACCTAACCCCTTTCTATGTCAAGGGTCGTGTCTATTGTGACCCTTGTCGTGCTGGTTTTGAGACACCCCTCACCACCTACATTGCTG GTGCGGAGGTTACTATGGAATGCAGGGACAGAATGAGAGGTAACATTGTGTACAGCAAGAAGGTTAAGACCGATTCCTCAGGATCATATACGATCTTCGTGGACGCGAATCAAGCAAACCAAAATTGTGATGCGAGTCTTGTAACCAGTCCTCTACGTGACTGTAGAGAACCCACTCCAGGGCGTGACCACTCACGTGTTGTTCTCAATCGCTTCAATGGTATTGCTACCAATGATAGGTTTGTCAACAACTTGGGTTTCATGAAGCAAAAGGTTGCATCTGCTTGTGCAAAGATTCTCAGGCGATACCGAGAGCACGATGATGATGGGAATTAG
- the LOC137825265 gene encoding indole-3-acetic acid-amido synthetase GH3.10-like, with the protein MVQAFSSFEEHWIEICNDIRDDTLSSRIKSPKMRKAVLDIISPSPDLASKLESACHELQVVEWFGLIPKLWPNAKYVYSIMTGSMQPYLKKLTHCANGLPLVSADYGSTDSWIGVNVDPSLPPEDVTFAVVLSFSYFEFIPLHRHEKNFSSGADDFTEDKPIPLSKIKVGQEYEVVLTTLTGMHFS; encoded by the coding sequence ATGGTGCAAGCTTTCAGCAGTTTTGAAGAACATTGGATAGAAATTTGCAATGACATCAGAGATGACACTCTAAGTTCAAGAATCAAGTCACCGAAAATGAGAAAGGCTGTTTTGGACATCATCTCTCCAAGTCCAGATTTGGCTTCAAAGTTGGAAAGTGCTTGCCATGAGCTACAAGTGGTAGAGTGGTTTGGTTTAATTCCTAAACTCTGGCCAAATGCTAAGTATGTCTACTCCATAATGACAGGGTCCATGCaaccatatttaaaaaaacttacGCATTGTGCAAATGGGTTGCCTTTGGTTAGTGCTGATTATGGCTCAACTGATAGCTGGATAGGGGTTAATGTTGATCCTAGTTTACCACCAGAAGATGTAACATTTGCTGTGGTTCTTAGTTTCTCTTACTTTGAGTTCATACCACTTCACAGGCATGAAAAAAATTTCAGTTCAGGAGCTGATGATTTCACGGAAGATAAGCCAATTCCACTCTCTAAGATTAAAGTAGGACAAGAGTATGAAGTTGTGCTCACAACTCTCACCGGTATGCATTTTTCTTAG